GCGCCGCGGGGGTGGCGGGCGGCGAGCTGGTCCTGCGGCGGGCCGGCCGGCACTTCGAGATCATCAGCAACGGGGTGTTCCTCATGGACACCCGCGACGGCGCCTCCGAGCGCGAGATGGTCCGCGCGGCCCTGGCGGCGCTGCCCGAGGAGCGCATCGGCGTCCGGGTGCTGATCGGCGGGCTCGGCGTCGGCTTCTCCGCCCGCGAAGCCCTGGACCACGCCCGCGTCGGGCACGTCCGCGTCATCGAGTTGGAACCGCGGGTCATCGAGTGGCACGGCGACCACCTGGCGCCGGTGGCCGGGCACCTCCTGGAGGACCCGCGCTGCGAGGTGGTGTGCGCCGACTTCGTGCGCTGGCTGGAGGGGACCGCCGAGACCTTCGACGCCGTCTGCCTCGACATCGACAACGGGCCCGGGTGGACCGTGGTCGAGAGCAACGGGAGGCTTTACGAGTCCGCGGCGCTGGACCGGCTGGCGCAGACCGTCCGCCCCGACGGCGCGCTGGCCTTCTGGAGCGCCATGCCCGCTCCGGACTTCGCCGGCCTGCTGCGGCGGCGGTTCGGCGCGGTCGAGGAGATCGAGGTCCCGGCCCGCCACGGCGGCCCCGATGTGCTCTACCTGACCCGGCCGGGCTCGCTGTAGGGCCGTGCGGCCCCGAGACGCAGCGAGGGGCCGCGCCCGTCGGCGCGGCCCCCTGGGTCTTTTCGCCCCGGTCGGGGTCAGGCCTGCGACTGACCGCCGTCGGCCTGCTGCTTCTCGATCTCCTTGCGGACCTCGTCCATGTCGAGATCGCGGGCCTGCTTGATCAGGTCCTCCAGCGCCTCTTCAGGAAGCGCGCCCGGCTGCGCGTAGATCACCGTCTTGTCGCGCACCACCATCAGGGTGGGGATCGACTGGATGTCGAAGCTCGCGGCGAGTTCCTGCTGGGCCTCGGTGTCGACCTTGGCGAAGGTGAGGTCGTCGTGCGCCTCCGACGCCTTCTCGAAGACCGGACCGAACATCTTGCACGGACCGCACCACGACGCCCAGAAGTCGATCAGCACGAACTCGTTCTCGGTCAGCGTCTCGTTGAAGTTGTCCTTGGTGAGTTCGATGGTTGCCACGGTCTCTCCTGCGAGCGGTGTCGATTGCCTTGCTTCCTCCTAGAGCGGTCCTGCCCGCTGATTTGTTCCGCAAGCGCGCGCGGGCCGGGCAAAAGCGCGCCGCGACCCCCGCAATCCCGACAAAACGCCTGATGAATACCGACTTGGGAGGAAAAGCCGATCCCGACTACGCTCGAAGATCCGGTGGGTGGACGCGGCTGAGAAGGGAGGACGCGGTGAGCTCGGTGCCGTCCTCGGCGTCGGACCAGGACCGGGAAACCGGTGGCGGCAGCGAACCGGACTACCGGTTCACGCTCGCCAACGAGCGCACCTTCCTGGCCTGGATCCGCACCGCCCTCGCGCTGGTGGCCGGCGCGGTCGCCGTGCTGCACCTCGTGCCGCTGGACTGGGGCGACGGCAGCCGGCTCACCGTCGGCCTCGCCCTCACCGCGCTCGCCGTCATCATCACGGTCTACGCGCCGCTGCGCTGGATCAGGGTCCAGCGCGCGATGCGCCGCGGTCGGCCGCTGCCCATGAGTGCGCTGCCGCTGATCACCACGGTCGGGGTCACGCTGGTCTGCGTCGCCGTGCTCGTCGGGAACTACTGGCCGTGAGCCGGCGCCCCGCACGCGATCCGGGCCTGCAGGCCGAGCGCACCCTGCTGTCCTGGCAGCGCACGCTCATCGTGCTGATCGTGGTGGTGCTGCTGTACATGCGCGACCCGTTCTCCGACGGCGCCGCGGCCGCGGACGCGGCGGTGGACCCGCTGCACCGGCTCGTGCCGGCCCTGGGCACCGCGGCGCTGGCCGGCATGCTCATGGCGCACCTGCGCCGCAGGTGGCGCGGCACCGACCACGGCCGGCACGACGACGCCACCGGCAGCCCGCCGGCTCCGGTCGCCCGACCCTGGGCGATGGTCCTGCTGAGCGCGTCCGTGGCGGTGCTGGGCATCGCCGTCGCGGCGACCGCGGTGCTGGGTTAGTCCCCGTTCCGGCACCGGGACGGGAGCCGAGGGGCGGGACCGTCCGCGCCGACCGGTCCCGCCGCTCCGTCAGGCCACCACGACCTGCGGTGACGGGGACTCCGCCCGCTTGTGCTCGATGATCGAGCCGATGATGTCGTCCAGCCTGCGCTGCGGCTTGTAGCCGATGAGGCCGCCGGCGAGGGCGGTGTCGGGCATGCGGCGCTGCATGTCCTCGTACCCCTCGCCGTAGGCGTCCTCGTAGGAGACGTACTCGATCCGGCTGGAGGAGCCGGTCAGCTCGACCACCCGCTCGGCCAGACCCCGGATGGTCACCTCCTCCAGGCCGCCCAGGTTGACCGCCCGGTTGTAGGCGGCCGGCGTCTCCATCAGCTTCACGACGGCCGGAATGATGTCGAACACCGACCCGAAGCAGCGGCGCTGCGTGCCGTCGCCGTACACCGTGATCGGCTCGCCGGCCAGCGCCTGGCCGACGAACCGCGGCACCACCATGCCGTAGCGCCCGGTCTGGCGGGGGCCGACGATGTTGAAGAACCGCGTGATGACGCAGGGCAGACCGGTCTCCTCGCCGTAGACGTAGGCGACGAGCTCGTCCAGCCCCTTGGCGGCGGCATAGGACCAGCGGCTCTTCAGCGGCGAACCCAGGATGCGGTCGGCGTCCTCGGTCAGCCCGTCGGTGTCGTTCTTGCCGTACACCTCACTGGTGGAGGCGACCAGGAACCGCGCACCGCGCGCAGCCGCGGCCTCGACCACGTTCTCCGTGCCGTGCAGGTTGGTCCTCAGGGACTGCAGCGGCTTGTCCACAATGGTGTGCACGCCCACGGCCGCGGCCAGGTGAAACACCGTGTCGCACTCGCTGATCACGTCCCTGACCAGGGTCTTGTCCAGGATCGACCCTTTGACCAGTTCGAAGTCGGGGTTGCCGCTGAGCTGTTCGAGGTTCGTCTCGGATCCGGTGGACAGGTCGTCCAGGACGAGCACCTCGTGCCCGTGGGCGATCAGATGGTCGCACAAATGGGAACCTATGAAGCCGGCACCGCCGGTCACAACGGCCTTCAACGTCGCTTCCCCCTCCAAGGGTGCTGGTGAGCATCGTTGTCGCGATTGCCGACTGGCAACCGGATCGGCGGCCTGACGGTCAGGCCAGCCAGCGCAGCGCGTGGTAGCCCTCGGCGAAGGCGACCCCGCCCTGCATCCCGCGCAGTGCGGCGAGGCTGCGCAGGGTGAGCTCGGATCGGGTGTGCGGGTGCTCGTGGATCTGGGTCCCGTACAGTCGCATCGCGCTGATCTTGTCGTCGACGTGGCCCTCGTCCAGTTCGACGAGGAAGTTGGGGGACGCGGCGGCCTCGTAGCGCCACTGGTCGGCCGCCTCCTCGTAGGCGAGCACCAGGCGTGGATGGTGGCGGAGCCGGTTGTCGGACGGCCGCAGGGCCGTGTGCACCGCCTCCGCCGTGGCCTGGTGGTCCTGGTTGTAGCTGGTGCGGTGCGGAGCGATCACCACGGTGGGCTCCAGCTCCGCGATGGACAGCGGACTGTGGCGTTCGATCATGTTGGACAGCTCGAAGCGGGCGAGGCGGTCGAGCTTCAGGTGGAACTCGTCCCCGGGGAAGGCGATCTGCCAGTCGTTCCAGCGGAAGAAGTCGGCCACCTCCTTGATCTCGCCGTAGCGTTCCTGAACGGTCGACTGCCCCTTGGGGGAGAGGTCCGCGGTGTCGCCCACGGTGATGAACTGGACGTAGACCTCCGCGCCGGCGGCCTTCGCCTTGCTCATCAGGCCTCCGCAGCCCAATGTCTCGTCGTCCGGGTGGGGCGCGAAGATGAGCACCCGCTCGTGGGCCCAATCGATCGTCATGCCACGTCCTAATGGGAAAGTGCCAGTAGAGAACGGCGCGTGGTGATATCTGACAGACGTCCACGCGGTGGTGATGGTTGCCACACTGTGCGGGGTGCGCTAACCACCGGCGTCGGGGGTGCGCGCTGCGCGCACCCGTTCCATCCCTTCCGGGCCGACGTTCAACAGCAGGTCCAGAGCGGCCATCCGCGGCAGGAAGTCCTGTCCCTTGCGGGATCGCTGCGGGTACTCCGGGTGCTGGAAGTTCTGCCATTCGACCTCGACGCCGTAGCGCCGGAAGGTCTCCGGGTCGACGTATCCGCGGGCGCCGTCACCGGACAGCATCGTGGTCGCGCCGGCCTTGGCGGCGAGCTGGGCCAGCAGCTCGCTCTTCTGACCGGGGAACTCCCCGAGATCACTGGAGCGGACCACCGGGGTGGAGACCCCGAAGGCGTCCAGGGCGAAGCGCACGGTGGCCATGGCGAGGTCGGCCAGGCTCTCCCACTCGGCCTCGTAGACGCGGATAATTTCCGGCCCGAACTCGCCCCAGAATGGTGCTCCGCGATAACAGTGATCGGCGAGCGTGCGGCGGTGTTTTTCGCGCCAGGGCTGGGAGTTGTTGATCAGCTTGTCCATAATCCGCTCGTCGCGGCTCTGCTGGATAACCGGAACGGTCAAGAGCACCGGGCCATTCTTCGAGGCCACGTAGTTGCGGTTCTGCCACCCCTTGCGCTCGTACTGCACGTGGTCGAGGACGACGAAGAGATCACACCGGTCGACCTTGTCAATGAGGCCCAGCCAGGGCAGGTAGTGCGGCTGGTGCATGGCTATGCGCACTGTGGTTCCTCTCCGAGGCGCTCTGTGTACGCTCCGTGTTCATTGCCGCTGGCGGTCTTCCACGGCGTGGTTCATCTTCCCCCGCAACGCGCCGTGTTCCTTTGTAAGTCGCAAAACTTCGTCAAATATCATTAAAAGTGAGGAAAGTCGGTAGAGGTGCCCCGCCGGCACGGTGAGACCTCTTCAGGTATTGCATCAATGCGGCACACTGGTCGCAAGCCCGTGCATACGATTTGCGTGGCCTACATAGGACGCGGTGGCCGGTCAACTTCCCCCTTGGGTGCAACGTCAACATAATGACGTCGATGGCGTCTTTGTCGGTTACCGCCTGTCCGAAACCCGTAACCTCCCGGAGGCTCTTCAGTGCGCACCGCACGCTTCATCGGAAGTTGGCTCGCCGGCCTGATCGCCTTGGCGCTGGCCGTCCTACTCTTCGTCCAGTGGATCCAGTTCGCGCTGGGAGCCGCCGGAACCGGCACCCCGGCACCGCTGTTCCTCTGGATCGCCTTCGGGGTCAACCTGCTGGTGTGGTCGTTCGTCGGCCTCCTCAGACTGGGTGACGACTCCGTGCGGGCACTGCTGCGCAGCCGGGCGGCGCCGCGGCGCGAACGGGCCGGGGCGGCGGGACGGCCCGGCGGAGGCGACGCCGCGGCGGTCGGGGCCGACCGCGTGCTGGTGCGCTCGCGGACGGCGGTCGGACGCGGCGGGACCGCCGGATCGGCGGGGGAGGGACCGGTACCGGCCGCGGACCCGGCGCCGGGTGCCGGATCCGGCCGGGTCTCCGGGGACGCGGCCGGATCCGAATCGATGACGCTCGCGGTGATCATCCCGGCGCACAACGAGGAGCCGGTCATCGACGGCGCCATCACCTCGGCGCTGCGGCTGTTCAACCGGTGGGACATCTACGTGGTGTCGGACAGCTCGCACGACGCCACGGCCGACATCGCGGCCGAGACGGGCGTCAACGTCCTGGAGCTGCTGACCAACCGGGGCAAGGCCGGCGCCATCGAGGCGGTCATCTCCGAGTTCGACCTCACCGAGAACTACGACGCCGTGGTCATCCTGGACGCCGACACCGAACTCGACGAGAAGTACGTCGAGGGCGTGAAGCGGCAGTTCAGCGACCCCGGCGTGGCCGCGGTGGCCGGGTTCGTGGTGGCGGAGTGGAAACCCAAGGAGCGCACCGTCGTCGGCCGGCTCGTCTCGGCCTACCGCGACCGGCTCTACTGGCTGCTGCAGTACCTCATCCGGTTCGGCCAGACGTGGCGGTTCACCAGCACCACGTTCATCGTCCCCGGCTTCGCCAGCGCCTACCGCACCAGCGTGCTCAAGCAGATCGACATCAACCCCAAGGGGCTGGTGATCGAGGACTTCAACATGACCTTCGACGTGCACCACAAGCGCCTCGGCCGGATCTCGATGAAGCCCAACACCAAGGCCTACTGCCAGGACCCCTTCACCCTGCGCGACTACGTCAGCCAGGTGCGGCGCTGGACGCTGGGCTTCTGGCAGACGGTGCGGCGGCACGGCGTGTGGCCGAGCCTCTTCTGGTTCGCGCTGTTCTTCTACATCCTGGAGGTCCTGCTCGTCGCGATGCTGCTGCTGATCACCGCGGCCCTGGGCGTGTTCACGCTGCTCCCGGTGCTCACCGACGACGCGGTCCTGACGTTCGGCTGGTACACCACCGGATTCGATGCGGTGTCGGCCGTGCTGCCGCTGACCGTGATCGCCGTCGGCCTGTTCGTGCCCGACTACATCCTGACCTGCATCATGGCGATGGTCCGCCGCCGGCCCGGCTACCTGGTCTACGGGCTGTTCTTCCTGCCGATGCGCATCATCGACTCCTATCTCACGCTGCGCACCATCCCGCAGGCGTGGACGACCCAGTCCGACGGCCGCTGGAAGAGCCCGGACCGCGCGGCCGGGTCGCTGTGACGCGCCCCGGACAACCGCTGCTCAATACTGCACTTAGGCTCAGAGGGCAAGAGGCTCTTTCGGCGGTGCCCGCATCGGAACCGCCGAAAGACGTGCGTCGTCCGATCACCGAGGTGCCCCCGTTGGAAAAGAAGCGTCTCCCGTTCACGCTGTACCGCGTACTGGCCTATGTGACGGGTGTCTGGCTGCTGCTCCTGGTTCTCGTCGCGATGCCGATGAAGTACCTCGTCGACCCCGAGACCTGGCTCATGCCGGCGATCGCCATCCCGCACGGCTACATCTACATGGCCTACGTGCTGGTCGTGCTCTGGCTGTCCCTGGACCGCAGGTGGCCGGCGCTCAAGACGGTGGGCGTCATGCTCGCCGGCACGATCCCGCTCCTGGGCTTCTTCATCGAGCACCGGATCGCCCGGCAGGAGAAGGCGGCGACGGCGGCCGAGGCCGGTCAGTCGGCGCCCGCTCCCACCGCGGAGGGCTGAGTCCCCTCCGGGGTCCCGGAGCGCCGGTCGACGAGTTCGCGGCGCACGAGGGAGATCCAGAACGCGGCCGCGGCGACGGCGAACACCGCCCACTGGGCCGCGTAGCTCAGGTTCTTGAAGTTCCAGCTGATCTCCTGCGGCGGCTCCGGCGGCGGGAGCTCGCGCGGCTGCACCGCCGAACCGGCCTCCTCGGAGGCGGGGTCCTGCTCCGCGAGGTTGATGTAGCCCTCGTAGAGGCGGTAGGGCCACTCGTTGACCAGCAGCGCGGGTGCGATCCGCGCGATCTGCCCCTCGGGCACCGACATCGCCGAGTACCCCTTGGACGCCTCGTCCTGGGGCTGCATCAGCCAGCCGGTGACCGCGACCTCGCCCTCGGGCAGCGCGGGCAGCGCCGACGGTCCGGCATCGGGGCCGCCCGCGTCCTCGGGGATCCAGCCCCGGTTGACGACCACCGCGACGTCGGACTCGGTCACCAGCGGTGCGATGACGGAGTAGCCCTCCTCGCCCTCGGGCGACAGGGAGGGCGCCAGCAGTTGGGCTTCGGCGTCGTACTCGCCCGTGGCCCGCACGGCCTCGTTCGCCTTGTCCTGCGGCATGTAGCCGCCGGGTTCGAGCGTCGCGCCGATGTCGGTGGCGTTCGCGAGGTCCTCGACCGGGTTGGTGACGACCTCCCGGCCGGGTTCCTTCGCGCGCTCGTACTGCCAGGCGCCCAGGGT
This sequence is a window from Spinactinospora alkalitolerans. Protein-coding genes within it:
- a CDS encoding spermine/spermidine synthase domain-containing protein gives rise to the protein MRPTQPPPGTEPVVVARAAGVAGGELVLRRAGRHFEIISNGVFLMDTRDGASEREMVRAALAALPEERIGVRVLIGGLGVGFSAREALDHARVGHVRVIELEPRVIEWHGDHLAPVAGHLLEDPRCEVVCADFVRWLEGTAETFDAVCLDIDNGPGWTVVESNGRLYESAALDRLAQTVRPDGALAFWSAMPAPDFAGLLRRRFGAVEEIEVPARHGGPDVLYLTRPGSL
- a CDS encoding NAD-dependent epimerase/dehydratase family protein, which gives rise to MKAVVTGGAGFIGSHLCDHLIAHGHEVLVLDDLSTGSETNLEQLSGNPDFELVKGSILDKTLVRDVISECDTVFHLAAAVGVHTIVDKPLQSLRTNLHGTENVVEAAAARGARFLVASTSEVYGKNDTDGLTEDADRILGSPLKSRWSYAAAKGLDELVAYVYGEETGLPCVITRFFNIVGPRQTGRYGMVVPRFVGQALAGEPITVYGDGTQRRCFGSVFDIIPAVVKLMETPAAYNRAVNLGGLEEVTIRGLAERVVELTGSSSRIEYVSYEDAYGEGYEDMQRRMPDTALAGGLIGYKPQRRLDDIIGSIIEHKRAESPSPQVVVA
- a CDS encoding WbqC family protein encodes the protein MRIAMHQPHYLPWLGLIDKVDRCDLFVVLDHVQYERKGWQNRNYVASKNGPVLLTVPVIQQSRDERIMDKLINNSQPWREKHRRTLADHCYRGAPFWGEFGPEIIRVYEAEWESLADLAMATVRFALDAFGVSTPVVRSSDLGEFPGQKSELLAQLAAKAGATTMLSGDGARGYVDPETFRRYGVEVEWQNFQHPEYPQRSRKGQDFLPRMAALDLLLNVGPEGMERVRAARTPDAGG
- a CDS encoding SURF1 family protein; protein product: MRSPLLRPRWLGIHLLALLAVLGCLTLGAWQYERAKEPGREVVTNPVEDLANATDIGATLEPGGYMPQDKANEAVRATGEYDAEAQLLAPSLSPEGEEGYSVIAPLVTESDVAVVVNRGWIPEDAGGPDAGPSALPALPEGEVAVTGWLMQPQDEASKGYSAMSVPEGQIARIAPALLVNEWPYRLYEGYINLAEQDPASEEAGSAVQPRELPPPEPPQEISWNFKNLSYAAQWAVFAVAAAAFWISLVRRELVDRRSGTPEGTQPSAVGAGAD
- a CDS encoding DUF202 domain-containing protein encodes the protein MSRRPARDPGLQAERTLLSWQRTLIVLIVVVLLYMRDPFSDGAAAADAAVDPLHRLVPALGTAALAGMLMAHLRRRWRGTDHGRHDDATGSPPAPVARPWAMVLLSASVAVLGIAVAATAVLG
- a CDS encoding YidH family protein, producing the protein MPSSASDQDRETGGGSEPDYRFTLANERTFLAWIRTALALVAGAVAVLHLVPLDWGDGSRLTVGLALTALAVIITVYAPLRWIRVQRAMRRGRPLPMSALPLITTVGVTLVCVAVLVGNYWP
- a CDS encoding PIG-L deacetylase family protein, whose translation is MTIDWAHERVLIFAPHPDDETLGCGGLMSKAKAAGAEVYVQFITVGDTADLSPKGQSTVQERYGEIKEVADFFRWNDWQIAFPGDEFHLKLDRLARFELSNMIERHSPLSIAELEPTVVIAPHRTSYNQDHQATAEAVHTALRPSDNRLRHHPRLVLAYEEAADQWRYEAAASPNFLVELDEGHVDDKISAMRLYGTQIHEHPHTRSELTLRSLAALRGMQGGVAFAEGYHALRWLA
- a CDS encoding glycosyltransferase, translated to MRTARFIGSWLAGLIALALAVLLFVQWIQFALGAAGTGTPAPLFLWIAFGVNLLVWSFVGLLRLGDDSVRALLRSRAAPRRERAGAAGRPGGGDAAAVGADRVLVRSRTAVGRGGTAGSAGEGPVPAADPAPGAGSGRVSGDAAGSESMTLAVIIPAHNEEPVIDGAITSALRLFNRWDIYVVSDSSHDATADIAAETGVNVLELLTNRGKAGAIEAVISEFDLTENYDAVVILDADTELDEKYVEGVKRQFSDPGVAAVAGFVVAEWKPKERTVVGRLVSAYRDRLYWLLQYLIRFGQTWRFTSTTFIVPGFASAYRTSVLKQIDINPKGLVIEDFNMTFDVHHKRLGRISMKPNTKAYCQDPFTLRDYVSQVRRWTLGFWQTVRRHGVWPSLFWFALFFYILEVLLVAMLLLITAALGVFTLLPVLTDDAVLTFGWYTTGFDAVSAVLPLTVIAVGLFVPDYILTCIMAMVRRRPGYLVYGLFFLPMRIIDSYLTLRTIPQAWTTQSDGRWKSPDRAAGSL
- the trxA gene encoding thioredoxin gives rise to the protein MATIELTKDNFNETLTENEFVLIDFWASWCGPCKMFGPVFEKASEAHDDLTFAKVDTEAQQELAASFDIQSIPTLMVVRDKTVIYAQPGALPEEALEDLIKQARDLDMDEVRKEIEKQQADGGQSQA
- a CDS encoding DUF3817 domain-containing protein; this translates as MEKKRLPFTLYRVLAYVTGVWLLLLVLVAMPMKYLVDPETWLMPAIAIPHGYIYMAYVLVVLWLSLDRRWPALKTVGVMLAGTIPLLGFFIEHRIARQEKAATAAEAGQSAPAPTAEG